The following coding sequences are from one Arthrobacter sp. 24S4-2 window:
- a CDS encoding DUF4158 domain-containing protein, with the protein MPVEFLTDVQAAAYSRFTQPPSLAELERFFFLDDTDMALVNKRRGDYNRLGFSLQLGTARLLGSFLADPLDVPTEAVDFLAEQLGVADPSCLKAYGEREKTRLEHQWEIAREFGYRDFPAVEAELVRWVDDRAWNTGDGPKALFEGRWCGFGNGGSCCQG; encoded by the coding sequence ATGCCGGTTGAGTTCCTCACTGATGTCCAGGCCGCGGCCTATTCTCGTTTCACACAGCCGCCGTCATTGGCGGAGTTGGAACGGTTCTTTTTCCTCGACGACACGGACATGGCGCTGGTGAACAAGCGGCGCGGAGACTACAACCGGTTGGGCTTCAGCCTTCAGCTGGGCACAGCGCGTCTGCTCGGTTCGTTCCTGGCGGATCCGTTGGACGTGCCGACTGAGGCGGTCGATTTCCTCGCCGAGCAGTTGGGGGTGGCTGACCCGTCATGTCTGAAGGCGTACGGGGAGCGGGAGAAGACCCGGCTGGAGCACCAGTGGGAGATCGCCCGCGAGTTCGGGTACCGCGACTTCCCAGCCGTCGAGGCTGAGCTGGTGCGGTGGGTGGATGACCGGGCGTGGAACACCGGGGATGGTCCGAAAGCGCTGTTCGAGGGGCGGTGGTGTGGCTTCGGGAACGGCGGGTCCTGCTGCCAGGGGTGA